The following proteins come from a genomic window of bacterium:
- the lptG gene encoding LPS export ABC transporter permease LptG → MTVLSRYLFREFLRAAAMCIIGFLLLFLLIDFVDHAEKLLRHNAGLREIGWYYLTRAPGIFVLISPVGTMLAVLIAVSLRVRSNELTAIFSGGVSLLRVCVPILVGCALVSALSLLCSEVLAPAANRHAREIERLRVRPGKVAAQFSGNRYWMRGERGILSAQVVDGPSRSLGGFQYIEVDADFRPLRRIESRKARLLSDGAWELAEGRERVLGETPSVAAFSLRTYRFPETMDGFIEGETPPEEMTYAQLSGYVGELRRKGFEARGYETDLHAKIAYPLLNVLISMLAIPFALRSPRSGGVWRSIGLGLLMGFACWVVLSASLSLGRKGMLPALLAAWLPGVLFAGSGAALFRGVGR, encoded by the coding sequence ATGACCGTCCTCTCGCGCTACCTCTTCCGCGAGTTCCTCCGCGCGGCGGCAATGTGCATCATCGGCTTCCTCCTCCTGTTCCTGCTGATCGACTTCGTCGACCACGCCGAGAAATTGCTGCGGCACAACGCGGGCCTCCGGGAAATCGGATGGTATTACCTCACGCGGGCGCCGGGCATCTTCGTGCTGATCTCCCCGGTCGGGACGATGCTGGCCGTGCTGATTGCCGTCTCCCTGCGCGTGCGCTCGAACGAACTGACGGCGATCTTCTCCGGAGGGGTGAGCCTTCTCCGCGTCTGCGTACCGATCCTGGTCGGGTGCGCCCTGGTGTCGGCCCTGTCGCTGCTCTGCTCCGAGGTGCTGGCGCCGGCCGCGAACCGCCACGCCCGGGAGATCGAGCGCCTCCGCGTGCGCCCGGGAAAGGTGGCGGCGCAGTTCTCGGGGAACCGGTACTGGATGCGCGGCGAGCGGGGGATCCTCTCCGCCCAGGTGGTGGACGGCCCGTCACGGTCGCTGGGGGGGTTCCAGTACATCGAGGTGGATGCGGATTTCCGCCCGCTGCGCAGGATCGAATCCCGGAAGGCCCGTCTCCTTTCCGATGGCGCGTGGGAGCTTGCGGAAGGAAGGGAGCGGGTCCTCGGAGAAACGCCGTCGGTGGCGGCGTTTTCCCTCCGGACGTACCGGTTCCCGGAAACGATGGACGGGTTCATCGAGGGGGAAACCCCCCCCGAGGAGATGACCTATGCGCAACTCTCGGGGTACGTCGGGGAGCTGCGTCGGAAGGGGTTCGAGGCGAGGGGGTACGAAACCGACCTGCACGCGAAGATCGCCTACCCCCTGCTGAACGTCCTCATCAGCATGCTGGCGATCCCCTTCGCCCTGCGCTCGCCCCGGTCGGGCGGCGTCTGGCGCAGCATCGGGCTCGGGCTCCTGATGGGGTTCGCCTGCTGGGTCGTCCTGTCGGCGTCCCTGTCGCTGGGCAGGAAGGGGATGCTCCCGGCCCTGCTCGCAGCGTGGCTCCCCGGGGTCCTCTTCGCCGGCTCCGGAGCCGCGCTGTTCCGCGGCGTTGGCCGGTAG
- the ahcY gene encoding adenosylhomocysteinase has product MASGKGYDVKDLKLAAAGKNRVEWAKKDMPVLRSIGARFAKEKPLKGIRIAACLHVTTETAALMQVLAAGGAKVALCASNPLSTQDEAAASLVKNDGITVYAIKGENRKTYYRHILAALAVGPHMTMDDGADLVSMVHSEKKVYLKEIIGGTEETTTGVIRLSAMGEKGVLRYPIIAVNEAKTKHFFDNRYGTGQSTIDGILRATNRLLAGSCFVVAGYGWCGRGLAMRARGMGARVIVTEIDPLPALEALMDGFEVEPMAEAAKVGDFFCTVTGNLHVVRREHFERMKDGAIVCNSGHFNVEIDIPALAKMAKSVRTIRPFVEEYVLRDGRAIHVLGEGRLINLAAAEGHPANVMDMSFANQALSAEYMVRNHGALSNTVHMVPEAIDREIARLKLASSGARIDRLTPEQRNYLASWEMGT; this is encoded by the coding sequence ATGGCATCCGGTAAAGGGTACGACGTCAAGGATCTGAAGCTCGCCGCTGCGGGGAAGAACCGCGTCGAGTGGGCCAAGAAGGACATGCCGGTGCTCCGTTCCATCGGGGCGCGGTTCGCGAAAGAGAAGCCGCTCAAGGGCATCCGGATCGCCGCCTGCCTCCACGTGACCACGGAGACCGCGGCGCTCATGCAGGTGCTGGCGGCGGGCGGGGCGAAAGTCGCCCTGTGCGCCTCCAACCCCCTTTCGACGCAGGACGAGGCGGCGGCCTCCCTCGTGAAGAACGACGGCATCACCGTCTACGCGATCAAGGGGGAGAACCGGAAGACGTACTACCGGCACATCCTCGCGGCCCTCGCCGTGGGCCCCCACATGACCATGGACGACGGGGCGGACCTGGTCTCGATGGTCCACTCGGAGAAGAAGGTGTACCTGAAGGAGATCATCGGCGGCACCGAGGAAACGACCACGGGCGTCATCCGGCTGAGTGCGATGGGAGAGAAGGGGGTCCTGCGGTACCCCATCATCGCGGTGAACGAGGCGAAGACGAAGCACTTCTTCGATAACCGGTACGGAACGGGGCAGTCGACGATCGACGGCATCCTCAGGGCGACGAACCGGCTGCTGGCGGGGAGCTGTTTCGTCGTGGCCGGCTACGGCTGGTGCGGGCGGGGGCTGGCGATGCGGGCCCGGGGAATGGGCGCCCGCGTGATCGTCACCGAGATCGATCCCCTTCCGGCGCTCGAGGCGCTGATGGACGGCTTCGAGGTGGAGCCGATGGCCGAGGCGGCGAAGGTCGGGGACTTCTTCTGCACCGTCACCGGGAATCTGCACGTGGTCCGCAGGGAGCATTTCGAGCGGATGAAGGACGGGGCGATCGTGTGCAACTCCGGCCACTTCAACGTCGAGATCGACATCCCCGCGCTGGCGAAGATGGCGAAGTCGGTGCGGACGATCAGGCCGTTCGTCGAGGAGTACGTCCTGAGGGACGGCCGTGCGATCCATGTCCTTGGAGAGGGGCGGCTGATCAACCTGGCGGCCGCGGAAGGGCACCCGGCGAACGTGATGGACATGAGCTTCGCGAACCAGGCGCTCTCGGCGGAATACATGGTCCGCAACCACGGGGCGCTGTCGAACACCGTCCACATGGTTCCCGAGGCGATCGACCGGGAGATCGCGCGGCTCAAGCTCGCGTCCTCCGGCGCCCGGATCGACCGCCTCACGCCGGAGCAGCGCAACTACCTCGCCTCCTGGGAAATGGGGACCTAA
- the metK gene encoding methionine adenosyltransferase has product MSMSEFLFTSESVTGGHPDKVADQISDAVLDEILRQDPRGRVACETMVTTGLVVVAGEITTKAIVDFPDVVRKAVTDIGYTGNSKGFDAHNCAVVVAVDRQSADIAQGVDRGDEEKQGAGDQGMMFGFACDETKELMPMPISFAHKICARLTEAREKKTLPWLRPDGKSQVTVRYVDGVPREVTAVVCSTQHAEEVGRKVLTEGVLEEVVRKAVPRDLLSKKVKFYINPTGRFVVGGPHGDTGLTGRKIIVDTYGGYSRHGGGAFSGKDPSKVDRSAAYMARYVAKNVVAAGLARKCEVQLAYAIGVAEPVSILVETFGTANVPEERIGRAVMDTFDMRPARIIRELNLLRPIYRKTAALGHFGRELPEFTWEKIDKVRALRKAAGHGA; this is encoded by the coding sequence ATGAGCATGAGCGAATTCCTTTTCACATCCGAGTCGGTGACCGGCGGACATCCGGACAAGGTGGCGGACCAGATCTCCGATGCGGTGCTGGACGAGATCCTCCGCCAGGATCCCCGCGGGCGGGTGGCGTGCGAGACGATGGTGACCACCGGGCTGGTCGTGGTGGCCGGGGAGATCACGACGAAGGCGATCGTGGATTTCCCCGACGTGGTCCGCAAGGCGGTCACGGATATCGGCTACACGGGGAACTCGAAGGGATTCGACGCCCACAACTGCGCCGTGGTCGTCGCGGTCGACCGGCAGTCCGCCGACATCGCGCAGGGGGTCGACCGGGGCGACGAGGAGAAGCAGGGCGCCGGGGACCAGGGGATGATGTTCGGGTTCGCCTGCGACGAGACGAAGGAGCTGATGCCGATGCCGATCTCCTTCGCCCACAAGATCTGCGCGCGGCTCACGGAGGCGCGGGAGAAGAAAACGCTCCCGTGGCTGCGGCCCGACGGGAAGAGCCAGGTGACGGTGCGCTACGTGGACGGCGTCCCGCGCGAGGTGACCGCCGTGGTCTGCTCCACCCAGCACGCCGAGGAGGTGGGGCGAAAGGTCCTCACCGAGGGGGTCCTGGAGGAGGTCGTCCGGAAGGCGGTGCCGAGGGACCTGTTGTCGAAGAAGGTGAAGTTCTACATCAATCCAACGGGGCGGTTCGTCGTCGGGGGCCCCCACGGCGACACGGGACTCACCGGACGCAAGATCATCGTCGACACCTACGGGGGGTACAGCCGCCACGGCGGCGGGGCGTTCTCCGGGAAGGATCCATCCAAGGTCGATCGAAGCGCGGCGTACATGGCCCGGTACGTGGCCAAGAACGTCGTCGCCGCGGGTCTTGCGCGGAAGTGCGAAGTGCAGCTCGCCTACGCCATCGGCGTCGCCGAGCCGGTGTCGATCCTGGTGGAGACGTTCGGCACGGCGAACGTCCCGGAGGAACGGATCGGCCGCGCGGTGATGGACACCTTCGACATGCGGCCCGCCCGGATCATCCGGGAGCTGAACCTGCTGCGCCCGATTTATCGGAAGACGGCGGCCCTCGGTCACTTCGGGCGCGAGCTTCCCGAATTCACCTGGGAGAAAATCGACAAGGTCCGCGCGCTGCGCAAGGCGGCCGGCCACGGCGCGTGA